The sequence GAAGAGCAGTTGGGATTTTCTCGAAGGCACAAATTTATACTTGAATAATACAAGTGTAAAATTTAActtaaacattttgaatagTTTTCCTTTATAGAACGGTCTATTGACATAGagacatacatacatattaggtatgtctaatatttataaatatattgtttattttcgttgttttttgttaataaattattatattctgacATTTTGTACTATTTCTATCCCCGTTTTATATGTGTTATCGTTTTCTCAGACAGCCGCATCTTTGTGTAAAAGATTcatagatatattaaattttcataaaaattttcgattttcttttgaaGTGAAATTTTCGTTACCAATGTTGACATAATTTcccatattttttaatacaattttttttattttaaattttcgttaaaagatttcgtatttttattttatcttttgcaATCCCTCTTCTATTTTTTGTCATTCTTTCGCTAGATACCACATGAGAAGTGTCGTCTACTTTCAATATAATGTGAAATGTTCATCTTAATATAATCCTcctaattttaacaaaaacaatattcatagaattaataaattggaGTCagtaatgaaaataagatGGATAGAAAGCGTGGTTAGTTGGTTGCACAAATTAGTCGTTACGTCTCTATGTCCTTACATCTTGGCCTATAGTCAACtggtttttttatttttatcctttttataaatatacctgagatacatacattttgtcagaaatattattcattgcCGACCAATTTATtgctaaaaaattaatattttcattttactatAACAAAAACATTATCGCGacggaaataaatataatgttaaatctaaaacaatattgtatatagaagatatattaaatCCACTGATTCATTATCGTTTGGAAcggaatattttcttttcttctctaaaaaaatatagtaaacaattaatttctttttcttaggCAACTTACAATTACTTTCATTATTGCGTGATTTTGTCATTCTCATACTTGTCTATCTCGGATAGAAAAGTAGATATGAACTTTTCCGTACAATGCTAATGTGCAATCAAACAGGTCACATCCCTAACTTTAAGCTTAAATACATAGATTCTTGTATCTGATAAATTGCAACCAAACAGGGCAGATCCCTAACTTTATAGGTTTTTGTATATGCTAACTTTGCCAGTTGACCGCATGGTGCAGCGCCTGTGAAACAACTAAAACTACGGGCGTGAGCactttcatttcctttctgACGCTAGAATATACAAGAATCTATTGTATTTGGGTCTACCACAAACGAGTTATATTCGCTGTGGTTTTACGCTACAAGAACTTATTTCATTGTATAGTTTTTGTGACTAGAGCGGTATCTTTACAACAGATTTTTACTCCTGTTAATCTTATCACGCTCGTCTGTGACTTTACCAACTTTAATAGTTGGATTGAATATAATTCCTACATTCATCGCTGTAAATCGCAAAGGGTGATTCAAAATCCCATAAGATGCAAAGTCTAAGCTGTATACTCGGCTGTAATCGAATGCACATATAACTagagagaaaatttcttctttgaaacAACCAACTCATTCGAGATTTAGCAATGTTTGTCATCGTTATCTTCTTGTAAAGGGCGagaactaatattattttgtaatgaataaatataaaatagattattttaaaacttgATGAAAcgtattgtatttaattcaatattcccagcaattttaatatttcttaaatattgtGTTCTTTCTCAAGATCGTAGatgatttttttgttttatatgtattatatgtatatgaatattagTTATACTcatatgtatttgttttatttatttgcttttatgtttatattttttttattattttaaaaactaaattatGTTCTACACCATATCATTCCGGATcctatttattgattttagcattattattattatatatttttttaaatgtacaaaaattttaataagtgATCAAAGAAGTACTTAATCACTTTTAGTGATTCGAGTTTAAGCAATAAAATGGAACAGGGTTGTCAGATGACATAATTACAGGTATGTGGTCACGTGGCCAGTGGGTATAATTGAGATTTGAGACAGAAaaatatctctctctctctctttctctctctgtcaaTCCTATCGACACGCACTATTGGTGCCCCTTCGTAAGTATAAGttctatatgtatgtatatatgggTTATACACATAACCTCTGTGTGAGATTTCACGTCAAATACTAATGCTGCGCTGTAAGCCAAACTATAgtgtttaaattattaattcatacgTTTCTTACATGTTGTTCCTTTGTTATCGAAGAATTTCTCccttattaacaaatatatcgtatatatttacaatattattaaaaatatattgtataatcttaaaaatttatcggtttcaaaatttatcaagaTGTTGAAAGTTTGTCATCGCATTTTGAAAGCTATTccatattaattttgtactGACACTTTTTGATTCCGATAAAtcacagaaaagaaaaacattagTTATCAATAAAGTCGGATAGTCTATTCTTTCTAGTATTAATGACAAATGAATCAGTATTGTCCACCATTTCGTATCTATTCGAAAAACAGATTGGATATGAATGTgatgaagaaaatttgttcatcCTTTCACGAACACACGCGTCAAACACGCGAGTCGAATGGAATTGTAAAGTCGGTCAAATGAGCAGACCGTAGTAAATCTGAGTACAATCGTTGGATGTAACCTGCTGGAAGGCGCAGTGATGCCGTGTTGCATGAAGCGTTTGGAATTGGAGTTAAACGGAGAAAGACCGAATCACGCATTATGGCTGACGAAATCGATGAAAAGTTGCTGGAGCAGGTGAAACAACAAGGAGAAATTGTACGAAAACTGAAAGCTGCTAAAGCCAACAATGTCCAGGTAGGAGCAATTACTTTTACGTATTACAGACTTGTATATCCTTTTTGTcacgaattttttaatgtaactGAACAGGCGATACCTTCTGGTAACAGTAAATTTCGTCTCCATGTGCTTGAATTGTATTTGAgtttatgtttcaattataattgtaattgtaataattgtttGTGATTAGGGTCTTTTTACAAATGCCTTGTCcatgaatttttcgttttttgaCTTGTTCTCATGAATAAATTTACCAGCATCTTATGACAAAACATCTTCGATCTTTCGTCTGCATCTAACCTCTGACAGAGACCGTAGTATACCATTTTCCATTCTTCAGGATTCAACGACTTCGAACTTAGAAGCgcatttagaaaatattaaccACGATTTCGCGGATGTCAGTTATGTGTGTGGATGGGTTCCTACTACGAAAGATACaatattctttgatttctGCGCAACCTTCGTTAATGATCGGCTCTTCAAATGGCCACATTTGAAAAGATGGTTCGCAAACAttcaaaatttcgatcgaattgAACGTCACACGTTTCCCGATCCGGAAGGATCAATTACTCCTCTGATGAGAAAGGTCGATCACATAAGCAACCTTCGCCTTTCCGACCGAAACATAATTGATCGAAAGGTGAGGTGGTTGTTCGCTGGCAAACAAAAtcgctataaattatatataggCATGTTTATAAGAATTTGCACGCATCGGTTAACGTCTCCCTatgaaatttctcttcttGGGAAACTGTATTAATTGTACATGTTTATATCAGCTATATTACATAAACcatataatttatagcatTTGCTTGCTAGTCTACTTATATGGCACTATTTGTTCTTTCGGCTAGTTTAATAATCAACATTGAGGCAGACTTTTCTCTTTGATTCTGGTTCTTTTAAATGACTGGATCGTTTGTGATGTTGTGTTTGATGTGGACCAATGCCTTACTACCTGCACGAAAATATTACCATGCATCGATGCTTTCGAGGCTAAAGGTACGCAAATTATATAGGTAGTTTTCTGTGATGAacaatgataaaaagaaagattgtattaaatatatcccATCTTTAAAGTTAATTTGAGATCTGTGTGTTAAACAAgcatcaattaatttttaattttgtgtaGATTGCAGAGGAAGTTTctaaattattggaattaaAAGCTCAACTGGGAGAAACAAATGGCAAGGCACCTTCCAAGCTTCTTCTGAAAACACCTAAAGGTACAAGGGATTATGGTCCTGAACAAATGGCACTACGACTTACAGTATTGGATAAAATAGTTGCAGTGTTTAAAAAGCATGGTGCAGAAACAATAGATACTCCTATATTTGAGCGGAAAGTATGCAAAAATTGTCCATTATGATTTGAATAACCAGATTTTCTGTTCcatattttaagtaaaaattatttccaatttaGGAAGTTTTGACAGGAAAGTATGGAGAAGATTCAAAGTTGATCTATGACTTGAAGGATCAAGGTGGAGAAATTTTGTCCCTTAGATATGACTTAACTGTACCCTTTGCAAGATATCTGGCCATGGGAAAAATCTCTTCCATAAAAAGGTATCATATAGCAAAAGTTTATCGAAGGGACAATCCATCTACGATAAGGGGTAGATACAGAGAGTTCTACCAATGCGTAAGTCCAATAAcatatattaagaataatgCTGTTAATGAACCTATCATTGATATTTGATCTTCTCCATATCAAAGGATTTCGACATAGCCGGGCAGTATGATCCTATGATACCAGATGCAGAATGCATACGCATTATTTCCGAGGCGTTACAATCTCTGGATGTAGGACCTTATACAATTAGATTGAACCACAGATTGCTATTGGATGGTATATTTGCTGCCTGTGGTGTTCcaagtaataaatttcgtgCTGTGTGTTCTGCTATTGATAAACTGGATAAAAATTCGTGGTCAGAagtcaaaaaagaaataattgaagagAAAGGTCTGGATGAATCCAGTGCTGACAAAATTGGCATATACGTGTCGCGATTCGGTggaatagaattaatttctgaGCTAAGGGAAGACAGCgaattaatgaaatacgaaTCGGCGACGAAAGGCCTTGAATCTATGGAATTATTATACAAGTACTGCAATATATTGCAAGTGACAGACAAAGTAACTTTTGACCTTAGCCTTGCTAGAGGACTTGATTATTATACAGGTGTAATCTTCGAAGCGATATTGACTGGTAAATTCTTAAAAAGTTTCGCAAcgttttaaaacaatttgtattaataGGATTCAAAAACTTGAAGAGTTCTTTCATGTggaaacgaattattttattttcttttgcagGTGACGACGTTGGCGTTGGTAGTGTCGCAGGTGGTGGTCGTTATGACAATTTGGTTGGAATGTTTGATAGCAAACACAAATCGATTCCCTGTGTTGGCTTGTCGTTAGGCGTCGAACGAATTTTCAACGTGCTAGAGACAAAGTTGAATAAGGAAGGTGTGAAAACGCGAACTACCGAAGTTGAGGTGTTTGTAGCGACTGCACAAAAGAATTTGCATGAAGAACGAATGAAACTTTTGTCAATTCTTTGGGATGCTGGAGTGAAAGCCGAACAGTCttataaaagaaacgtaaaattgcTTGCGCAATTACAGTATTGCGAAGAAAGTGGAATACCGTTGGCTATAATAATTGGTGAAGGAGAATTGGCTAAGGGAGAACTTACATTGAGAGACGTTATGTCGCGTACAGAAATTTCGATCCCCCGAGCACATTTAATTGAAGAGATAAGAAAAAGGTTgtagaaatatacaatacattaTTTGAACATCGAGCATGGTTAATTTATACAGTCTAATAGTATCATACCAAACAGTGATTGTTCAATCCTTTGTCAAATGTCACTTTTTGCCGATACATTGCACGGTAACTTGCTTGAAACTCGGCActtgaagaaagaagaaaactgtGTTCCTGTGTAAactaaattatacataatttattgtatcgaATGATTGAATAAAAGTACATGGGTATCAAAAATACTTGatcttcgaaataatttttcgcgAAATATCATCTCTTTTAGAAATCGTGATAACTCGACGTCCATTTTCGTTTTTGTAACGGTCATTTGTAGCGGTGAAAGGAAGCAAAAGAAAAGAGTAGGAAATAAAACTAGTAAATAAGTATAATAGTAAAAGTAGAGATAGTTAAAGAAACTTGATATATTGATATCGATGATATAACGAGAAAAGAACGTTcgatctctctttttctctgaaATAATAATCTCCAATTCTTCtccaatttaaatttcaatcttttgtTTCCTTGAAATTAATCATAACAGAAAGCAACAGCTTTTGGGAAACAATTATAAAGTTTCTGTACAATGACTAAAGACTAAAAGTTTCTGtacaatgtatatacatataaattctTCGTTCCTTGTTTATCGTCATATCGTCGTTTGGTCTTTCATTTATCGTCTGAGATTTGCTGTACTTCGATACAGTCTGAAGGACAGTCCGACTGTAAAATGAGTGCAGATATATGTAAGTTTGACGTTCAGCAAATACCGCATGTCACGATTTATTAATAGGCAAGTGCGATCCATGCTTTTCGACTTTCAGCTCTGAAAGTGAATCAAGCGAATTATTTAGAGAAACGTCAGCTGTAAAAGGATTACGAACGATATTCGTAATGGGGTTCTCTATTTTCACTTCCACTAATGATTCCTGTAATTCCTGTAATGTATCAATATCGGtgaatgaattataattgagAGTAGAATCATTAGTAGTAGAAGAATCGTTCGAGGATACCTGTTTCTCTGTGCTGGATGAagcgaatttttcttcgttgtatATATCTAACGGGGGACAAGAAATATGTTCGTTCAAATGATTGATATTCTCTGTTGAGGCTATACTTGAAATGGATTGAGTATGTGGTTCAAAAATTCGCACGTTTTTTTCTTCGAGTCGAACAGAATTTGTTAAAGCACTTTCTTGCGAAAACGACGAATATCGTTCAGCTGAAGTACAAACCGAAGACGTAAACTGATCTGACTTTTCAATGGAATTTGCGAATCCgtcatttttcaaatcttctCTCTCAGATTTATTCggagatatatttttacgatattcgtTTGTATCATAATTATGTTTCTTGCAATTACTGGACGACAGATCAAAAGGCTCGGCTCTTTCTTTGAGATCTTCAGCGTGAACGTCGCTCAAACTAAAGGCTCTAGCTCGACGTCGAAGATTCATTTGACTGATTTGTCGTTGTAACATCCCAGCCTTCCAACGAGGTACAGCTTTGAGCGTAGGAACGAGAGCGGCGGgattattatctattaaacATCCGTTCGGATTTTGAGTAGGTCGTAGCGAGAAACGCcgatcgtttaaaaatgattttattggCGTTGAAAGTCCCGGTGCTCTCTCCGTTGAAATAAGAGGTTCTTTGAGTGATTCAAACAAGGACGTTGATCTACTTTCGTATGGCATTTGCTGTGaatcctaaaaaaaaaaagtaaaagtaggTAAGTGTAAATAGCATGAAACGCGATGTCATGTAAAAGGACGGAACGGGATAAAAGGCGACGAAATTGAggatttttttcgtttttgaaGGCAAAAAACGTTTTGATCGATTCTTGGTGGATCACCGAACTCACCGATAAGAATGATGTATCGTTCTTCGGAGGCGTTGGAGGACTAATGGGTGTCGCTACTGGTCTTAAAGAAAATCTTCTCGATTTTGTAGTAGTAGGTGCGACGAATATCAAACTACCTCTTCTCGACTCTCGTCGGTTTTGAGACCAAGGGAGCTTGTTTTCGTTCGAGTTTACATTAAACTCTTGCGTAATCGTATTTTGATTACTTTGAGTTGTCGATGTAGGCGGAGAAGGCGAAAATAACGTGAACAAACTGGGAAGTTTCGGCGGTGTCAAGGAAGCGGTGCCCATTTTTCTTCGAGGTTGATTACGTTGAATCTGATCCGTGTTCGTAGCTGAGGTCCAACTGCCATTCGTAACGACGCTCGCGTGAAGAGCAGTGAGGGCTCTCAAAAAATCGGCCAAACTGGTTTCCTCGAGCAAATTATTAGTAGTTTCTGTATTAAGATTGCTACCTGCACCAGTGTGAGTGTAATAATGTCTCCGTAGATTTGAAGTGGTCGAGTCTCGTCTATCATCGATCGCTACCGATCCCAATGGGAATGATTGTTCGGTGTCTCTGTTAATCTCGTGATCTAACTccgaa comes from Bombus pyrosoma isolate SC7728 linkage group LG2, ASM1482585v1, whole genome shotgun sequence and encodes:
- the LOC122576033 gene encoding histidine--tRNA ligase, cytoplasmic isoform X4, giving the protein MSRLKIAEEVSKLLELKAQLGETNGKAPSKLLLKTPKGTRDYGPEQMALRLTVLDKIVAVFKKHGAETIDTPIFERKEVLTGKYGEDSKLIYDLKDQGGEILSLRYDLTVPFARYLAMGKISSIKRYHIAKVYRRDNPSTIRGRYREFYQCDFDIAGQYDPMIPDAECIRIISEALQSLDVGPYTIRLNHRLLLDGIFAACGVPSNKFRAVCSAIDKLDKNSWSEVKKEIIEEKGLDESSADKIGIYVSRFGGIELISELREDSELMKYESATKGLESMELLYKYCNILQVTDKVTFDLSLARGLDYYTGVIFEAILTGDDVGVGSVAGGGRYDNLVGMFDSKHKSIPCVGLSLGVERIFNVLETKLNKEGVKTRTTEVEVFVATAQKNLHEERMKLLSILWDAGVKAEQSYKRNVKLLAQLQYCEESGIPLAIIIGEGELAKGELTLRDVMSRTEISIPRAHLIEEIRKRL
- the LOC122576033 gene encoding histidine--tRNA ligase isoform X2, which codes for MADEIDEKLLEQVKQQGEIVRKLKAAKANNVQIAEEVSKLLELKAQLGETNGKAPSKLLLKTPKGTRDYGPEQMALRLTVLDKIVAVFKKHGAETIDTPIFERKEVLTGKYGEDSKLIYDLKDQGGEILSLRYDLTVPFARYLAMGKISSIKRYHIAKVYRRDNPSTIRGRYREFYQCDFDIAGQYDPMIPDAECIRIISEALQSLDVGPYTIRLNHRLLLDGIFAACGVPSNKFRAVCSAIDKLDKNSWSEVKKEIIEEKGLDESSADKIGIYVSRFGGIELISELREDSELMKYESATKGLESMELLYKYCNILQVTDKVTFDLSLARGLDYYTGVIFEAILTGDDVGVGSVAGGGRYDNLVGMFDSKHKSIPCVGLSLGVERIFNVLETKLNKEGVKTRTTEVEVFVATAQKNLHEERMKLLSILWDAGVKAEQSYKRNVKLLAQLQYCEESGIPLAIIIGEGELAKGELTLRDVMSRTEISIPRAHLIEEIRKRL
- the LOC122575988 gene encoding open rectifier potassium channel protein 1 isoform X3; the protein is MSKKQWLVLLMLFLTYLLLGASIFYHIESRLEIERVEEAKRERIEINGQDNSKGSGFFFMLYKTFLICWISFGLGYTVMIMTFIARGMRSKKITRIEHKLAINLKHTQSKIWNEFNKEINYLRRAFNELQLSKVKRVYIDECNYEIPPSKFPRSNSFPDLRDLLYGSKEKDKLCNRPRRRANSEVVPTEDQITRVVSETDLQRIDKTATFATHAMVQPAELLARLVNILGYIPPATEDTGADDSNQTTFVSQDIGYRGNRLEENNSKVYSEEEPTYTSSTGLWTIGHEKIPAYRFANPRSRAASEIRLHETKKEDRNTERTWSGPTAARKIHELMKSRISESSGKEHGIKERKFSKLRNFALTRSVSKVLVSSTPWKGRFSMSSEKKNSELDHEINRDTEQSFPLGSVAIDDRRDSTTSNLRRHYYTHTGAGSNLNTETTNNLLEETSLADFLRALTALHASVVTNGSWTSATNTDQIQRNQPRRKMGTASLTPPKLPSLFTLFSPSPPTSTTQSNQNTITQEFNVNSNENKLPWSQNRRESRRGSLIFVAPTTTKSRRFSLRPVATPISPPTPPKNDTSFLSDSQQMPYESRSTSLFESLKEPLISTERAPGLSTPIKSFLNDRRFSLRPTQNPNGCLIDNNPAALVPTLKAVPRWKAGMLQRQISQMNLRRRARAFSLSDVHAEDLKERAEPFDLSSSNCKKHNYDTNEYRKNISPNKSEREDLKNDGFANSIEKSDQFTSSVCTSAERYSSFSQESALTNSVRLEEKNVRIFEPHTQSISSIASTENINHLNEHISCPPLDIYNEEKFASSSTEKQVSSNDSSTTNDSTLNYNSFTDIDTLQELQESLVEVKIENPITNIVRNPFTADVSLNNSLDSLSELKVEKHGSHLPINKS
- the LOC122576033 gene encoding histidine--tRNA ligase, cytoplasmic isoform X3, producing the protein MTGSFVMLCLMWTNALLPARKYYHASMLSRLKIAEEVSKLLELKAQLGETNGKAPSKLLLKTPKGTRDYGPEQMALRLTVLDKIVAVFKKHGAETIDTPIFERKEVLTGKYGEDSKLIYDLKDQGGEILSLRYDLTVPFARYLAMGKISSIKRYHIAKVYRRDNPSTIRGRYREFYQCDFDIAGQYDPMIPDAECIRIISEALQSLDVGPYTIRLNHRLLLDGIFAACGVPSNKFRAVCSAIDKLDKNSWSEVKKEIIEEKGLDESSADKIGIYVSRFGGIELISELREDSELMKYESATKGLESMELLYKYCNILQVTDKVTFDLSLARGLDYYTGVIFEAILTGDDVGVGSVAGGGRYDNLVGMFDSKHKSIPCVGLSLGVERIFNVLETKLNKEGVKTRTTEVEVFVATAQKNLHEERMKLLSILWDAGVKAEQSYKRNVKLLAQLQYCEESGIPLAIIIGEGELAKGELTLRDVMSRTEISIPRAHLIEEIRKRL
- the LOC122576033 gene encoding histidine--tRNA ligase, cytoplasmic isoform X1; this encodes MADEIDEKLLEQVKQQGEIVRKLKAAKANNVQDSTTSNLEAHLENINHDFADVSYVCGWVPTTKDTIFFDFCATFVNDRLFKWPHLKRWFANIQNFDRIERHTFPDPEGSITPLMRKVDHISNLRLSDRNIIDRKIAEEVSKLLELKAQLGETNGKAPSKLLLKTPKGTRDYGPEQMALRLTVLDKIVAVFKKHGAETIDTPIFERKEVLTGKYGEDSKLIYDLKDQGGEILSLRYDLTVPFARYLAMGKISSIKRYHIAKVYRRDNPSTIRGRYREFYQCDFDIAGQYDPMIPDAECIRIISEALQSLDVGPYTIRLNHRLLLDGIFAACGVPSNKFRAVCSAIDKLDKNSWSEVKKEIIEEKGLDESSADKIGIYVSRFGGIELISELREDSELMKYESATKGLESMELLYKYCNILQVTDKVTFDLSLARGLDYYTGVIFEAILTGDDVGVGSVAGGGRYDNLVGMFDSKHKSIPCVGLSLGVERIFNVLETKLNKEGVKTRTTEVEVFVATAQKNLHEERMKLLSILWDAGVKAEQSYKRNVKLLAQLQYCEESGIPLAIIIGEGELAKGELTLRDVMSRTEISIPRAHLIEEIRKRL